One window of Amaranthus tricolor cultivar Red isolate AtriRed21 chromosome 11, ASM2621246v1, whole genome shotgun sequence genomic DNA carries:
- the LOC130826633 gene encoding uncharacterized protein LOC130826633, translating into MGMTESFPIKVGLQHNTKSFYFHETKEEANSKLEEWKAALEELKGELEVTIGGEVVACTSKFKYLGSVTQSNGEIDRDVTYRIKAGWLKRRATTGVLCDKKFPSRLKGKFYRVAIRPTFLYATECWPVKKVFEQRMDVTTMRFWVVAGFTLSEDLS; encoded by the exons ATGGGCATGACTGAGTCTTTTCCAATTAAAGTGGGTCTGCAACATAACACTAAGtccttttattttcatg AAACCAAGGAGGAGGCCAATAGTAAACTGGAAGAGTGGAAGGCAGCCTTAGAGG AACTGAAAGGTGAGCTAGAGGTGACTATAGGGGGAGAAGTTGTGGCATGTACATCaaagttcaaatatttgggatcTGTAACAcagagtaatggggagattgataGAGATGTTACTTATCGTATAAAAGCAGGTTGGCTCAAGAGGCGAGCAACAACCggggtgctttgtgataaaaagtttcCTAGTagattaaaaggaaaattctaccgcgTTGCTATTAGGCCAACTTTTTTATATGCGACagaatgttggcccgtaaagaaggTCTTCGAACAGAGGATGGACGTAACAACAATGC GCTTTTGGGTAGTCGCAGGTTTCACTCTAAGTGAAGATCTTTCTTGA